In Labeo rohita strain BAU-BD-2019 chromosome 8, IGBB_LRoh.1.0, whole genome shotgun sequence, the genomic window tgaacaaaaatatatgatgttattatgggtttggaaccacattaaagtgagtaaatgacttaatttaaatttttcagtTAACTGTCACTTTAAACAAAGCTTCAATTTACAGAAATTCTGCTTTAATTTCATGGAAAAGCCCCAAATAGTCAAACCTGCATATGTTTGTCAATCATTTGGacaacaaaacacagaaaagccatcttttctagattttgatgttttctttcttaaattaaatatgctaTCCACTCTGACTAAAGGTCTATTTCTAGAAAACAATGCAAGCCTTATTCTGAACGGGCGACTGAATCTAGAGATTCACAGAGAGGCAGAACACAAAGGATGAGTCAGCTGCATATTCACAAACAGCCCAGACTGAAATAGATTGTCACAGCTATGAAAGCTCCTATCTACTTCATGAAGATTTCATTCTGGGTTTGGGATTTCACGATCTCAGTTCTCAGGGttttaaaaaagcagaaaatctTGCTGCAAACCCACTGCATAGATCACGTCTCAATTATATCACTGAGGCTTGActggttatatatatatcatcgTCGACAATTatgtagacaaaaaaaaaaatcattcattttagctTTCAACTTGCACTGCTAACGTGAAAATAATTCAGAGTACATTAGCAGAGGAATCCACTATgaatttagaaatcataagtGCTTTAGTGTGATGAAATCAGGCAGTTTGATTAAATTAGTATCAATGTTTGGAAATCAAAGTTCAATAGTAGATTAGTCCATCTAAAGAATGTAAAGtgtaaaacatttgaataaacAAGAGTTTTCGTGGCGCAAGTAATCTAGTCTTGAATTTATGTCTTGAGTTTATGAAATTTAATtgaacatgaataaaaatgaagctGTGTTTGTTGTACAAATTCCAGAGGCCAAAACCTGAAAACGTGGGCTGTTAATATTAGATGTGACCTACAACCTAATGTACTTCCATTCCACACAgccacacttttattttattttcattaaatacgACATCTTCCCTGActaagataaaaaaaagaaaaaaaaacaaaacaaaaaaaaacaaaagttttttaaaaaaaatttgaagaGTTTGAAGCTCAGGCAGCTTTCATAGATGACAaggcaataataaaaataataaaataacagcaataataataaaaattggtCTGATTATTGTGCAACAGAATTCaggaatgttttaaattattaaaaaaaaaaaaaacatcgtaataataaaataaaaaataaggtaaTAAAAGCAAACTCGTCTGAACccctaaaatattaaaaagctcagaagagcaaataaaataacataaaaatgttctACCTAATCTACCTCACGGGTTTTTGTCATTAAGCAGACATTGTGTacgcatatataaatatgatgcACACCATCATGCTCAATCATAAATATGTTATGCAAGtgagaacacaaacaaaacatctacACATCTTTACCTGTCTGTTTCCATCATGTTTACAAAAAACTTTCTGTAGTGTGCAGCGTCCATACATTCTTGTAACAACATCAAACTTTTCCAATAAATTAAAACGTTAGCAACAAACACAGAAGCTGCTGGAGTGTCTACTGCATAAGAAATGATCTGTTGATCTTCACGCTCACTCTTTGGATGGGTTGAACGGATTCAGTGCTAACGGGCTTCATGTATTGCTGGCCTTGTGAGCGTCCCTCCCTAGTTCCTGGATGTGCGTTTCCTGTTGGGTCAGAAAGTATTTGAAGAACTCGTACACGGACCAGGCGATGGCCGTAGACGGCATCTGATAAATCACGCGCGCTCTGACACCTTTAAAGAACGCCGGCACGCCACCCAGCCGGTAAACTGTCCTGAGCGCGTTGACCATGCCGGAGAGATGTCCGCTAACATGCGCGGAGCTGAGCGCCACGTTCTCCTGCGTGTTTAGTAGCGTCTTGCACACGTCTAGCGGAGTGGTTACGGCAGCGGACACGGCTCCGGCCGCCGCTCCGGACAGGATGTGCGTCTCAGGCCGGTATTGGCGCTGAGGGTTAAAATGCTCCTGCATGAATTCGTAAGTGATGAAGTGGACGGCCTGGAAGGGGATGTTCATGGTCAGTTGAGTGCTGTAGCTGCGGTAGAAGGCGGCCAATCCTTCCTTGCGACTGACCGTCAGGACGCAGTCATACAGGCTGCGGTATGGAGAGTTATACATCTGCATCCTCTGCTTCACCACTGAGAGAAAGTGAAAAAGACTTCATGTCAAACTGTGTATgaaagactatagaatacccaagacttgtcactcgtatagttttgaatggggaaagatgcaacgctcattatggccacgaagccccgccttcttaatgaaagagccaatcgaTGATTAGTAAAGTCAGCGTGTCACTACAGCGCCGTTAGAAGTCTCGGTTGCTATAGGAACAGTCAGTGTTCTGCTCAGTACTGCGCATGTGAACTGGCTGATCTcgcctgaaaaataagctttttttaacaCTATTGGAGCGTAAGGAACgatatttatgaggcagtttgttgagctgcacttgcctgcccAAGAGAGGTGTTTCACAGATGGCTGCcaagtgaaatgacttgccttaaagggactttggtataaacataacattcaTTGTACTTTTCAAACTCTGATGAATGCAAATTGTTGCATGTGTTatgtgtcaattttttttttattttttttttaaatcacacttCAGTGGGAgtgtgattgacaggtgatttgaccaatcagaatgctGAATCTGCCCTTTCGTCTGACAAATAAACAAGACGGGAGGGCAGATTAACATCAGTGAACATGAATTTGAAAAATTGGTGTATATTGttgtcttttgaaaaaaataccttctaatgttcattcatgtttattttgtgctataactagtaaagatgATATGATCTGTTCACAtgctgcttgaactgaggctCTCCAGCGATCTGTAACATCTAGGGCTGCTgagtatttgattttttaaaaaaatcccagaTTGCATTTTGTCCGTGTtgagtaatcagcaaaatagTGGTGCATTCCAcgtattaaacccatttaaaaatcacaataaagcataatgctttATTAGGAATTCACAAAAgctacaatttaattaaataagggATAATCAACGGTTCgccgtgcattaaaggattttaaacgTACGACGTGGAGGCTAAGAACGCCCAAtgcaaagtgcatttaaaatccttcaATGCACAGCAAGCGTTGATTATCCCGCTTATTCAATGGTCATTTGCCAAGTTATAGACAAGTTAAAAGTATTATTGCTCTGTGAATCCTAATATTTGACCGAATGGGTAAAAAACACGGTTATTTGTGTCAGTTATGACAAATATGCTTCAAATCATAAATACAAgtatatgcgatgcaggtttaatatatgtgctttATTCATATGCATGTAGGTTATGTATGTGcatctcagagcagctctgttcacagtaaatgctgctacacaaactgatatcatttacatgtgtggagtaGGGATGGCTCgataccataattttatgaGTACGATACCAGAAAGTGATGCCTCGGTATCAATACTAAATCGATACCACAGATAACAAATAACCAGCCTCAAAAGAtaagtgaattaaaaacaatttagtaAGTAATGTTAACATACTAAACatgtattagtttatttatcGTTAATAACCaattattgacctagattaATAAGTGTTGTAATACTGTTAGGTCAGCTTATCTAATGAATTTTAACAAAGTTTGCTTTACTGTTAAGTGCTATTCAAATAAAGTATTCAAAATCACATTATTATCTCTCTCTGATTTTCTTCAGATTTCAGACTCAAATAGCTaaagaaaaagcattaaatataaaactctctctctcttggcTGCTTCATTCCCTTCATATTATTGATACCAAAATTAATATAGCAAAACTCTTGCTTCATTCAATTTCAATTAATATTTGATTGTTTAAAATGCAAGTCCAAATATTATGTGACGAAAGCTAAACTGGTTCTTGCTTGTCACGCACATTTGAGCTTTCCTGTTTACTCTGCATCACATCTTAGGTATGGGTGTTGATCAGTTGTGAATAAAAGTTagttaaaactgaatttatgaATGACGAATGATGCACTCATCTGTCGATCTCAAAATTCACGTTAAAGATCAGGATGAGCAAGTGACAAATGCTTGGCAAGTTTTGATGTGTTGCCTCCTGCACGTTGATGGAGTTTCATCTGTTTGATGATGCATCGCATTATTCTGTTGTCACCTTTACCTGTTTTGTAGCAATTTGGGAAGCACTACAGGTGAACTTCGAAACAGcagcgtaaaaaaaaaaaaaaaaaaaaaaaaaaaaaatatatatatatatatatatatatatatatatatatatatatatatatatatatatatatataaaaaaatcaaaattatagtAACAAactgtttgaaataaaatatataccgGTATTTTTTTCGTACCGCTATACCGCGCATCCCTagtgtggagcatctcaaactccatctctgcatactgttgtgagtttgggtttatcatagcgttcatctgggaacgcaacgtgTGCTATTTcttcagatttgtaaggtaaatcgtttataaacctacgcaaatacaggagaatacatcattatCTTTTTCAATATGCTAACGGttcacaatttcaaaataaaagtttaaaccctcactctgagtttacatgttttaatgtccacatattcaagaaatgacagtggctgtagcatttctataATAAAGAAATGGCCCAATATTACAAGTGGACATTTAAAAGTGGATTGCGCAgtgaagtgtaaaaacaattgtcaggcCGTTGGCACCctttgcaggcatttgttatattGCTTAATGCACATTAGCTCCAGTGTttataaaacaatgtattttcagttttgttcaataaaaccatatgattacttgcttttgaaacttaaaggagaagtccacttccaaaacaaagattcacatataatgtactcccttgtcatccaagatgtttatgtctttctgtcttcagtcgtaaataaattttttgaggaaaacatttctgcatttttctccatataatggactgatatggtgccccgattttgaacttccaaaagacagtttaaatgcggcttcaaacaatcccaaatgcagttgtaaacgagtccagccgaggaagaagggtcttatctagcgaaacgaaaagttattttcattaaaaaatacaatttaaatactttttaatctcaagtgctcgtcttgcctttccctccctgaactctgtgtgttctgactcaagacagttagggtatgttgaaaaactccaatcgtattttctccctcaacttc contains:
- the slc25a37 gene encoding mitoferrin-1, which produces MELRTEAVLASLEMSEVKSDGGSSEGDEDYESLPAHASLCTHMTAGAVAGVLEHTVMYPVDSVKTRMQSLQPDPKAQYRSVYGALKRIVRTEGLLRPLRGLNITVLGAGPAHALYFACYERIKRSLSDVIQNGGNSHIANGVAGSVATVLHDAIMNPAEVVKQRMQMYNSPYRSLYDCVLTVSRKEGLAAFYRSYSTQLTMNIPFQAVHFITYEFMQEHFNPQRQYRPETHILSGAAAGAVSAAVTTPLDVCKTLLNTQENVALSSAHVSGHLSGMVNALRTVYRLGGVPAFFKGVRARVIYQMPSTAIAWSVYEFFKYFLTQQETHIQELGRDAHKASNT